From a region of the uncultured Desulfatiglans sp. genome:
- a CDS encoding hypothetical protein (Evidence 5 : Unknown function) has translation MVFLANLGVNLHVCLCGDLQVASAQTLDFXPEMVFLANLGVNLHVCLCGDLQVASAQTLDFLDIGQKSSFPDWKLGSTGKSFPIGYDLGRQRKFPLEIPLHAIPLQNSGLTPHPRRGPKPARYIKCDNLRLSQSDVNKIRNKSET, from the coding sequence ATGGTCTTTTTGGCCAATCTCGGCGTCAATCTGCACGTTTGCTTGTGCGGCGACCTGCAGGTCGCCTCCGCGCAAACGCTTGATTTCCNTCCGGAAATGGTCTTTTTGGCCAATCTCGGCGTCAATCTGCACGTTTGCTTGTGCGGCGACCTGCAGGTCGCCTCCGCGCAAACGCTTGATTTCCTTGATATTGGTCAAAAATCCTCATTTCCGGATTGGAAACTGGGTTCTACCGGGAAATCATTTCCGATTGGATACGATCTAGGCCGGCAGCGAAAATTCCCATTGGAAATTCCGCTTCACGCCATCCCCCTACAAAACAGCGGGCTCACTCCGCACCCCAGGAGAGGCCCGAAACCAGCCCGCTATATTAAATGCGACAATTTAAGGCTGTCTCAATCCGATGTCAACAAAATCCGCAATAAATCTGAAACCTAA